A genomic window from Onychostoma macrolepis isolate SWU-2019 chromosome 22, ASM1243209v1, whole genome shotgun sequence includes:
- the LOC131531357 gene encoding uncharacterized protein LOC131531357 — translation MWRLLVSFLSLQAGAASLTLMDQKLHSFSEGKTGASGFGSDKVSVCVKEGDPVTLHTGVKTNQQEAIQWYFKSTRIAQISGDLSFICTDVQCNEGTERFKHRLKLDHQTGSLTIMNIRTTDSGEYILEIINSKYSEKIFSVSVTDSCPSSGDVAEIVVFFLLEAAAAVAGIIIVMFLLLVAAAVVVYCRHRSRTAVPPNEDDDNTT, via the exons ATGTGGAGACTCCTGGTTTCCTTCCTTTCACTTCAAGCGGGAGCTGCGTCGCTAACACTTATGGATCAGAAGCTGCATTCGTTTTCTGAGGGGAAAACTg GTGCGTCTGGTTTTGGTTCAGATAAAGTATCAGTGTGTGTGAAGGAGGGAGATCCAGTCACTCTACACACTGGAgttaaaacaaaccaacaagaaGCTATTCAATGGTATTTCAAGAGCACTCGCATCGCACAAATCAGTGGAGATCTCAGTTTTATCtgtacagatgttcagtgtAATGAAGGTACTGAGAGATTCAAgcacagactgaagctggatcatcagactggatctctgaccatcatgaacatcagaaccacagactctggggAATATATACTGGAAATCATAAACAGCAAATACAGTGAAAAGATCTTCAGTGTTTCTGTCACTG ATTCATGTCCGTCTTCAGGTGATGTAGCAgaaatagttgttttttttctactggaggctgctgctgctgtagcAGGAATAATTATTGTTATGTTTCTGCTGCTGGTGGCTGCTGCTGTTGTGGTTTACTGTCGCCACAGGAGCCGTACAGCAGTACCACCGAAT GAGGATGATGATAACACCACCTGA